From Rutidosis leptorrhynchoides isolate AG116_Rl617_1_P2 chromosome 3, CSIRO_AGI_Rlap_v1, whole genome shotgun sequence, a single genomic window includes:
- the LOC139901326 gene encoding uncharacterized protein, with protein sequence MGTTPFTLLYGKACHLPVKVEHKVYWALKECNTDLVEAGENWFFQLHERLQAYKNSRSYKEKTKKWHHDRLKEKKEFEPGDKVLVFQSRFKFSPGKLKSQWTGPYEVKHTFRSGYVELHDKNGGTFNVNHHRLKFYYEWFNNTERDDITFYPKGK encoded by the coding sequence ATGGGTACTACTCCTTTCACGTTACTATATGGTAAGGCATGTCATCTACCTGTCAAGGTTGAACACAAGGTGTATTGGGCACTAAAAGAATGTAATACAGACCTTGTGGAAGCTGGAGAAAATTGGTTCTTTCAATTGCATGAGAGACTTCAAGCATACAAAAACTCGAGATCTTATAAAGAGAAAACTAAGAAATGGCATCATGACCGTTTAAAGGAGAAAAAAGAATTTGAACCGGGAGACAAAGTTCTAGTTTTTCAATCACGTTTTaaattttcacctgggaaacttaaatCCCAATGGACGGGACCGTATGAAGTAAAACACACATTTAGATCTGGATACGTAGAGTTACATGACAAGAATGGTGGTACTTTCAATGTGAACCATCATAGACTTAAATTCTATTATGAATGGTTCAACAACACTGAAAGAGATgacatcacattctaccctaagggcAAATGA